From one Amycolatopsis sp. FDAARGOS 1241 genomic stretch:
- a CDS encoding GTP-binding protein → MSVPVTVLSGFLGAGKTTLLNHILANRDGLRVAVIVNDMSEVNIDAALVRDGVSRTEERLVELTNGCICCTLREDLLDEVARLTADDRFDHLLIESSGISEPMPVAATFAFPGGDGAPVLSGARLDTMVTVVDAVNFGRELAGGDSLAQRRLDQYEGDERTVSDLLVDQVEFADVLLLNKTDLVPATEAERLVAALRRLNPAADVLTAEFGRVPLRRVFGTARHDPARAQQAPGWVVELNGDHVPETEEYGISSVVFRATRAFDPAPLWDFVTTRLDSGEFGTVLRSKGFFTLASRTGTLGLWSQAGAVARFEPQGVTRAPQQELVFIGVDFAGDPLLAALEACLTDEPVTTDPFPEWTPVHVH, encoded by the coding sequence GTGAGCGTCCCCGTCACCGTCCTGTCCGGGTTCCTCGGCGCCGGGAAGACCACGTTGCTGAACCACATCCTCGCCAACCGCGACGGGCTGCGGGTCGCGGTGATCGTGAACGACATGAGCGAGGTCAACATCGACGCCGCGCTCGTGCGCGACGGCGTGTCCCGCACCGAGGAACGCCTCGTCGAGCTGACCAACGGGTGCATCTGCTGCACCCTGCGGGAAGACCTGCTCGACGAGGTGGCCCGGCTGACCGCGGACGACCGGTTCGACCACCTGCTGATCGAGTCGAGCGGGATCTCGGAGCCGATGCCGGTGGCCGCGACGTTCGCGTTCCCCGGCGGGGACGGCGCGCCGGTGCTCTCCGGCGCGCGGCTGGACACCATGGTCACGGTGGTCGACGCCGTGAACTTCGGCCGCGAACTCGCCGGCGGCGATTCGCTCGCGCAGCGCCGGCTCGACCAGTACGAAGGCGACGAGCGCACCGTGTCGGACCTGCTCGTGGACCAGGTCGAGTTCGCGGACGTGCTGCTGCTGAACAAGACCGACCTCGTGCCCGCCACGGAGGCGGAGCGCCTGGTGGCGGCCCTGCGGCGGCTCAACCCGGCGGCGGACGTGCTCACCGCGGAGTTCGGCCGGGTGCCACTGCGGCGGGTGTTCGGCACGGCCCGCCACGACCCGGCGCGTGCGCAGCAGGCCCCGGGGTGGGTCGTGGAGCTCAACGGCGACCACGTCCCCGAGACCGAGGAGTACGGCATCTCGAGCGTCGTGTTCCGCGCCACCCGGGCGTTCGACCCGGCGCCGCTGTGGGACTTCGTCACAACGCGGCTCGACTCCGGCGAGTTCGGGACGGTGTTGCGCTCCAAGGGGTTCTTCACGCTCGCGTCGCGCACGGGCACGCTGGGCTTGTGGTCGCAGGCGGGCGCGGTGGCCCGCTTCGAGCCGCAAGGCGTGACGCGGGCGCCGCAGCAGGAGCTGGTGTTCATCGGCGTCGACTTCGCCGGCGACCCGCTGCTGGCCGCACTCGAGGCGTGCCTCACCGACGAGCCGGTGACCACCGATCCGTTCCCCGAATGGACTCCCGTGCACGTCCACTGA
- the rpmF gene encoding 50S ribosomal protein L32 — protein sequence MAVPKRKKSRSATRSRRAQWKAVTPDLVPITVDGERRLVPRRLIKHFQRLSR from the coding sequence ATGGCCGTGCCCAAGCGGAAGAAGTCGCGCAGCGCCACGCGGTCCCGGCGCGCGCAGTGGAAAGCCGTCACGCCGGATCTCGTGCCGATCACCGTCGACGGGGAACGCAGACTGGTCCCCCGTCGGCTGATCAAGCACTTCCAGCGGCTCTCGCGGTGA
- a CDS encoding type B 50S ribosomal protein L31, producing MKPGIHPDYHPVVFRDSSTGDAFRTRSTATSDRTIEWSDGTTYPLVVVDISAWSHPFWTGNQRIVDSAGQVEKFHRRYGRRDKGGTGQDGAR from the coding sequence GTGAAACCCGGCATCCACCCCGACTACCACCCCGTGGTGTTCCGCGACTCGTCGACCGGCGACGCGTTCCGCACCCGCTCCACCGCGACCTCGGACCGGACGATCGAGTGGTCCGACGGCACCACCTACCCGCTCGTGGTCGTCGACATCAGCGCGTGGTCGCACCCGTTCTGGACCGGCAACCAGCGGATCGTCGACTCCGCGGGCCAGGTCGAGAAGTTCCACCGCCGCTACGGCCGCCGGGACAAGGGCGGCACGGGTCAGGACGGTGCGCGCTGA